A DNA window from Mya arenaria isolate MELC-2E11 chromosome 17, ASM2691426v1 contains the following coding sequences:
- the LOC128224207 gene encoding nuclear receptor subfamily 5 group A member 2-like isoform X2, with amino-acid sequence MPESLPVSCMTSSLTLDAIAAREEDAVVVDYILRASSSGGELGSGDYKYGFEDLCPVCGDKVSGYHYGLLTCESCKGFFKRTVQNKKVYSCVDNRSCHIDKSQRKRCPYCRFQKCLNVGMKLEAVRTDRMRGGRNKFGPMYKRDRALKQQAIRQQHHMMANCQMRLANGMEMFPNHTSGAELPDIKPDPAFLMSVANSLGYGMNTVSGGVNLNNLSQQAHSHPSATNSPPGSNIPSPTASEASPHDLRLHSSSSNLPHSPQNASSHQGTLPYSNNNGNYYNTPPASVSAISSPTHNMYQPFYNAAHSSNMPLLPQLIVDLKASAMDEREMKSKLLSFVNTEFGHEDFNSSSDYHSKLLRMLCRLSDQLLFLMVEWARTSVFFRELKVEDQMKLLQNCWSEILLLDLAQRLLKHAWGGELILSNGYKLSLDSLDELGLTDMKERILDIARKMKELKIDEHEYTCLKFLILLNPDVAEIDCQEFVEGCQEKVQAVLMEYCITFYPSVKDKFSQVLLRLPDIKLASMCGEEFLYNKHLSGELPDQTLLMEMLHSKKK; translated from the exons CGTCATCGTCAGGTGGAGAGCTGGGCTCGGGAGACTACAAGTATGGGTTTGAGGATCTGTGCCCCGTCTGTGGTGACAAGGTGTCGGGATATCACTACGGGCTACTTACCTGTGAGAGTTGTAAAG GTTTCTTCAAGAGAACTGTTCAGAACAAGAAAGTGTACTCATGTGTGGACAATCGCAGTTGCCATATAGACAAGAGCCAACGAAAACGATGTCCATACTGCAGATTCCAAAAATGCCTCAATGTCGGCATGAAACTAGAAG CTGTACGAACGGACAGAATGCGTGGTGGAAGGAACAAGTTCGGCCCAATGTACAAACGAGACCGCGCCTTAAAACAACAAGCCATCCGACAACAACATCACATGATGGCAAACTGCCAAATGCGACTGGCCAACGGGATGGAAATGTTCCCGAATCACACATCAGGAGCAGAACTCCCCGACATAAAGCCGGACCCTGCGTTTCTCATGTCAGTGGCAAACAGTCTAGGTTATGGTATGAACACTGTGAGTGGTGGTGTCAACCTCAACAACCTTAGTCAACAAGCTCATTCACATCCGTCGGCGACAAATTCGCCGCCTGGATCGAATATACCTTCGCCGACAGCGTCAGAGGCTTCCCCGCATGATTTACGTCTTCACTCTAGTTCTTCGAATTTGCCGCATTCACCTCAGAACGCTTCGAGCCATCAGGGAACGCTCCCATACTCAAATAACAACGGGAATTACTACAACACACCGCCCGCCTCAGTATCGGCCATATCCTCCCCAACTCATAATATGTATCAACCATTTTATAACGCCGCCCACTCCTCGAACATGCCTCTACTTCCTCAGCTCATTGTTGACTTGAAAGCTAGTGCTATGGACGAACGAGAGATGAAAAGTAAACTTTTATCGTTTGTGAATACAGAGTTTGGTCATGAAGATTTCAACTCATCCTCTGACTATCATTCTAAACTTTTAAGAATGTTGTGTCGCCTGTCTGATCAGTTGTTATTCTTGATGGTGGAATGGGCGCGGACTTCTGTGTTCTTCAGAGAATTAAAG GTTGAAGATCAGATGAAGCTGTTACAGAATTGCTGGAGCGAGATTCTTCTGCTCGACCTGGCCCAGCGACTGCTCAAACATGCCTGGGGAGGAGAGCTCATTCTG AGTAACGGGTACAAGTTGAGCCTAGATAGTCTAGATGAGCTCGGGTTGACAGACATGAAGGAGCGGATACTGGATATCGCACGCAAGATGAAGGAGCTCAAGATTGACGAGCATGAATACACCTGCCTCAAGTTTCTGATCCTGCTTAACCCAG ATGTTGCAGAGATTGACTGTCAAGAGTTTGTGGAAGGCTGTCAGGAGAAAGTCCAGGCCGTGTTGATGGAGTACTGTATCACGTTCTACCCATCTGTGAAGGACAAATTCTCTCAAGTCCTGTTACGCCTTCCTGACATCAAGCTCGCTAGCATGTGTGGCGAGGAGTTCTTATACAATAAGCACTTATCCGGTGAACTGCCTGATCAAACACTGCTGATGGAAATGTTGCATTCGAAGAAAAAATAG
- the LOC128224207 gene encoding nuclear receptor subfamily 5 group A member 2-like isoform X1: MIQNTNELETTILPVMNEENSVAELNIAPGAENSEPNAEASSSGGELGSGDYKYGFEDLCPVCGDKVSGYHYGLLTCESCKGFFKRTVQNKKVYSCVDNRSCHIDKSQRKRCPYCRFQKCLNVGMKLEAVRTDRMRGGRNKFGPMYKRDRALKQQAIRQQHHMMANCQMRLANGMEMFPNHTSGAELPDIKPDPAFLMSVANSLGYGMNTVSGGVNLNNLSQQAHSHPSATNSPPGSNIPSPTASEASPHDLRLHSSSSNLPHSPQNASSHQGTLPYSNNNGNYYNTPPASVSAISSPTHNMYQPFYNAAHSSNMPLLPQLIVDLKASAMDEREMKSKLLSFVNTEFGHEDFNSSSDYHSKLLRMLCRLSDQLLFLMVEWARTSVFFRELKVEDQMKLLQNCWSEILLLDLAQRLLKHAWGGELILSNGYKLSLDSLDELGLTDMKERILDIARKMKELKIDEHEYTCLKFLILLNPDVAEIDCQEFVEGCQEKVQAVLMEYCITFYPSVKDKFSQVLLRLPDIKLASMCGEEFLYNKHLSGELPDQTLLMEMLHSKKK, translated from the exons CGTCATCGTCAGGTGGAGAGCTGGGCTCGGGAGACTACAAGTATGGGTTTGAGGATCTGTGCCCCGTCTGTGGTGACAAGGTGTCGGGATATCACTACGGGCTACTTACCTGTGAGAGTTGTAAAG GTTTCTTCAAGAGAACTGTTCAGAACAAGAAAGTGTACTCATGTGTGGACAATCGCAGTTGCCATATAGACAAGAGCCAACGAAAACGATGTCCATACTGCAGATTCCAAAAATGCCTCAATGTCGGCATGAAACTAGAAG CTGTACGAACGGACAGAATGCGTGGTGGAAGGAACAAGTTCGGCCCAATGTACAAACGAGACCGCGCCTTAAAACAACAAGCCATCCGACAACAACATCACATGATGGCAAACTGCCAAATGCGACTGGCCAACGGGATGGAAATGTTCCCGAATCACACATCAGGAGCAGAACTCCCCGACATAAAGCCGGACCCTGCGTTTCTCATGTCAGTGGCAAACAGTCTAGGTTATGGTATGAACACTGTGAGTGGTGGTGTCAACCTCAACAACCTTAGTCAACAAGCTCATTCACATCCGTCGGCGACAAATTCGCCGCCTGGATCGAATATACCTTCGCCGACAGCGTCAGAGGCTTCCCCGCATGATTTACGTCTTCACTCTAGTTCTTCGAATTTGCCGCATTCACCTCAGAACGCTTCGAGCCATCAGGGAACGCTCCCATACTCAAATAACAACGGGAATTACTACAACACACCGCCCGCCTCAGTATCGGCCATATCCTCCCCAACTCATAATATGTATCAACCATTTTATAACGCCGCCCACTCCTCGAACATGCCTCTACTTCCTCAGCTCATTGTTGACTTGAAAGCTAGTGCTATGGACGAACGAGAGATGAAAAGTAAACTTTTATCGTTTGTGAATACAGAGTTTGGTCATGAAGATTTCAACTCATCCTCTGACTATCATTCTAAACTTTTAAGAATGTTGTGTCGCCTGTCTGATCAGTTGTTATTCTTGATGGTGGAATGGGCGCGGACTTCTGTGTTCTTCAGAGAATTAAAG GTTGAAGATCAGATGAAGCTGTTACAGAATTGCTGGAGCGAGATTCTTCTGCTCGACCTGGCCCAGCGACTGCTCAAACATGCCTGGGGAGGAGAGCTCATTCTG AGTAACGGGTACAAGTTGAGCCTAGATAGTCTAGATGAGCTCGGGTTGACAGACATGAAGGAGCGGATACTGGATATCGCACGCAAGATGAAGGAGCTCAAGATTGACGAGCATGAATACACCTGCCTCAAGTTTCTGATCCTGCTTAACCCAG ATGTTGCAGAGATTGACTGTCAAGAGTTTGTGGAAGGCTGTCAGGAGAAAGTCCAGGCCGTGTTGATGGAGTACTGTATCACGTTCTACCCATCTGTGAAGGACAAATTCTCTCAAGTCCTGTTACGCCTTCCTGACATCAAGCTCGCTAGCATGTGTGGCGAGGAGTTCTTATACAATAAGCACTTATCCGGTGAACTGCCTGATCAAACACTGCTGATGGAAATGTTGCATTCGAAGAAAAAATAG